In one Vidua chalybeata isolate OUT-0048 chromosome 4, bVidCha1 merged haplotype, whole genome shotgun sequence genomic region, the following are encoded:
- the PDS5A gene encoding sister chromatid cohesion protein PDS5 homolog A isoform X2 translates to MLHLPELHERPVEDCGEGKFITSSARMDFPAAQPKPAADGKIIYYPPGVKEITDKITNDEVVKRLKMVVKTFMDMDQDSEDEKQQYLPLALHLASEFFLRNPNKDVRLLVACCLADIFRIYAPEAPYTSHDKLKDIFLFITRQLKGLEDTKSPQFNRYFYLLENLAWVKSYNICFELEDCNDIFIQLFRTLFSVINNSHNQKVQMHMLDLMSSIIMEGDGVTQELLDSILINLIPAHKNLNKQAFDLAKVLLKRTVQTIEPCIANFFNQVLVLGKSSVSDLSEHVFDLIQELFAIDPHLLLSVMPQLEFKLKSNDGEERLAVVRLLAKLFGSKDSDLATQNRPLWQCFLGRFNDIHVPVRLESVKFASHCLMNHPDLAKDLTEYLKVRSHDPEEAIRHDVIVTIITAGKRDLSLVNDQLLGFVRERTLDKRWRVRKEAMMGLAQLYKKYCLHAEAGKDAAEKVSWIKDKLLHIYYQNSIDDKLLVEKIFAQYLVPHNLETEERMKCLYYLYASLDPNAVKALNEMWKCQNMLRSHVRELLDLHKQPTSEANSAAMFGKLMTIAKNLPDPGKAQDFVKKFNQVLGDDEKLRSQLELLISPTCSCKQADVCVREIARKLANPKQPTNPFLEMVKFLLERIAPVHIDSEAISALVKLMNKSIEGTADDEEEGVSPDTAIRAGLELLKVLSFTHPTSFHSAETYESLLQCLRMEDDKVAEAAIQIFRNTGHKIETDLPQIRSTLIPILHQKAKRGTPHQAKQAVHCIHAIFSNKEVQLAQIFEPLSRSLNADVPEQLITPLVSLGHISMLAPDQFASPMKSVVANFIVKDLLMNDRSTGEKNGKLWSPDEEVSPEVLAKVQAIKLLVRWLLGMKNNQSKSANSTLRLLSAMLVSEGDLTEQKRISKSDMSRLRLAAGSAIMKLAQEPCYHEIITPEQFQLCALVINDECYQVRQIFAQKLHKALVKLLLPLEYMAIFALCAKDPVKERRAHARQCLLKNISIRREYIKQNPMANEKLLSLLPEYVVPYMIHLLAHDPDFTKPQDVDQLRDVKECLWFMLEVLMTKNENNSHAFMKKMSENIKLTRDAQSPDEPKANEKLYTVCDVALCVINSKSALCNADSPKDPVLPTKFFTQPEKDFCNDRNYISEETRVLLLTGKPKPTGVLGTVNKPLSATGRRPYIRTTGSETGSSVNSELSSSAGNRSREQSSDISETGVSENDENPVRIISVTPAKTEPVKNKEINSDQTTQGNSTERGKKRTATASGTENIHQKTEEKSVEETGPSLAAKTRRGRPTKPEPQGTTAKNEETNKPPVRGRKRAAANQEGPGSLEAGNAKAPKQQDTAKKPAAAQRQIDLQR, encoded by the exons ATGGTGGTAAAAACCTTCATGGATATGGACCAGGACTCAGAAGATGAGAAGCAGCAGTATCTCCCATTAGCCTTGCACCTTGCCTCTGAATTCTTCCTCAGGAATCCCAATAAAGATGTGCGCCTCCTTGTAGCATGTTGCTTGGCTGATATCTTTCGTATCTATGCTCCTGAAGCTCCATATACTTCCCATGACAAACTTAAg GACATATTCTTGTTTATTACAAGACAATTAAAAGGCTTGGAGGACACGAAGAGCCCTCAATTTAACAGATACTTTTACTTGTTAGAG aatTTAGCTTGGGTCAAATCTTACAACATCTGCTTTGAGTTGGAAGATTGCaatgacatttttattcagctttttAGGACTCTTTTTTCAGTTATCAA TAATAGCCACAACCAGAAGGTACAAATGCATATGCTGGATTTGATGAGTTCTATCATCATGGAAGGCGATGGAGTaactcaggagctgctggactCAATTTTGATTAACCTCATTCCTGCACACAAG aaCCTTAACAAACAAGCGTTTGATCTTGCAAAAGTCCTGTTGAAAAGGACCGTCCAGACCATTGAACCGTGTATTGCCAAT ttttttaacCAGGTTCTGGTACTGGGAAAGTCTTCAGTAAGTGACTTATCAGAACATGTGTTTGACTTGATACAAGAGCTTTTTGCCATAGATCCTCACTTACTGCTGTCTGTCATGCCACAGCTGGAATTCAAGCTGAAG aGCAATGATGGAGAAGAACGTTTGGCTGTTGTTCGACTTCTGGCTAAACTCTTTGGTTCCAAAGATTCTGATCTGGCCACGCAAAATCGACCTCTTTGGCAGTGCTTTCTTGGGCG GTTCAATGATATCCATGTCCCTGTGAGATTAGAGAGTGTGAAATTCGCCAGTCATTGTTTAATGAACCATCCAGACTTAGCAAAAGACCTCACTG AATATTTGAAGGTTAGATCACACGACCCAGAAGAAGCCATTCGACATGATGTTATTGTTACAATTATCACTGCGGGCAAGAGAGATCTCTCTCTAGTCAATGACCAGCTGCTTGGCTTTGTAAGGGAAAGAACGCTGGACAAACGG TGGCGAGTAAGAAAAGAAGCTATGATGGGTCTTGCCCAGCTGTACAAGAAGTATTGTCTTCatgctgaggctggaaaagatgcTGCAGAGAAAGTGAGCTGGATAAAGGATAAACTTTTGCACATATATTATCAAAATAGCATTGATGACAA attATTGGTAGAGAAAATCTTTGCTCAGTACCTTGTTCCACATAATTTGGAAACGGAAGAGCGAATGAAGTGTTTGTACTATTTGTATGCTAGCTTGGATCCAAATGCTGTCAA AGCACTGAATGAGATGTGGAAGTGCCAGAACATGCTAAGGAGTCATGTACGAGAATTGCTGGATTTGCATAAGCAGCCCACT TCAGAAGCAAACAGTGCTGCCATGTTTGGAAAGCTGATGACCATAGCAA AAAACCTTCCAGATCCTGGAAAAGCACAAgattttgtgaagaaattcaATCAGGTTTTGGGTGATGACGAGAAACTTCGGTCCCAGCTTGAACTGTTAATTAGCCCGACGTGTTCTTGTAAACAGGCAGATGTCTGTGTG AGGGAGATAGCCCGGAAACTTGCAAATCCTAAGCAGCCAACAAATCCTTTTCTGGAAATGGTCaaatttcttttggaaagaatTGCCCCTGTACATATTGACTCAGAAGCCATTAG TGCACTAGTAAAACTAATGAATAAATCCATAGAGGGGACAGCTGATGATGAAGAGGAGGGTGTAAGTCCTGATACTGCTATTCGTGCAGGGCTTGAACTTCTCAAG GTTCTGTCCTTTACACATCCTACCTCGTTCCACTCTGCAGAGACCTATGAGTCTCTACTGCAGTGCCTCAGGATGGAAGATGATAAGGTAGCTGAGGCAGCCATACAGATTTTCAGAAACACGGGTCACAAAATAGAAACAGACTTGCCACAAATAAGATC AACACTAATTCCGATTTTGcatcagaaagcaaaaagaggCACTCCTCATCAGGCAAAACAAGCAGTTCACTGTATACACGccatattttcaaataaagaagTACAACTTGCACAAATCTTTGAG cctcTTAGTAGAAGTTTGAATGCTGATGTACCAGAACAGCTTATAACTCCCTTGGTCTCTTTGGGTCATATTTCTATGTTGGCTCCAGACCAGTTTGCTTCTCCAATGAAATCTGTTGTTGCAAATTTCATTGTGAAAGATCTCCTAATGAATGACAGG TCAACAGgtgagaaaaatggaaaattgtgGTCTCCAGATGAAGAAGTCTCTCCAGAAGTACTAGCAAAG GTGCAGGCAATTAAACTTTTGGTACGCTGGTTGTTGGGTATGAAAAACAACCAGTCAAAATCTGCAAATTCCACACTCCGGTTGTTGTCAGCTATGCTCGTCAGCGAAGGAGACCTGACAGAACAGAAGAGAATCAG TAAATCAGATATGTCTCGACTGAGATTAGCTGCTGGTAGTGCAATAATGAAGCTTGCACAGGAACCCTGTTACCATGAAATAATTACCCCAGAACAGTTCCAGCTCTGTGCACTCGTCATTAAT GATGAGTGCTACCAAGTGAGGCAGATATTTGCCCAGAAGCTGCATAAGGCACTTGTGAAGTTACTACTCCCTTTGGAATATATGGCAATCTTTGCTTTGTGTGCCAAAGACCCTGTGAAGGAGAGAAGAGCACATGCCAGACAGTGCTTGCTCAAAAACATCAGTATACGAAGAGAATATATTAAGCAGAATCCTATGGCTAATG AAAAATTGCTGTCTTTGCTGCCTGAATATGTGGTACCATATATGATTCACTTACTGGCACACGATCCAGATTTCACAAAACCTCAGGATGTTGATCAGCTTCGTGATGTCAAAGA GTGCCTGTGGTTCATGCTTGAAGTTCTAATgacaaagaatgaaaacaatAGCCATGCCTTCATGAAAAAGATGTCAGAAAACATCAAGCTTACCCGAGATGCTCAGTCTCCTGATGAGCCAAAGGCCAATGAA aaacttTACACAGTATGTGATGTAGCACTATGTGTAATCAACAGCAAAAGTGCTTTGTGCAATGCAGATTCACCAAAGGACCCTGTATTGCCAACCAAATTTTTTACACAACCTGAAAAG gATTTCTGCAATGACAGGAATTACATTTCAGAAGAGACAAGGGTTCTTCTTTTGACAGGAAAG ccaAAACCAACTGGTGTATTAGGTACAGTAAACAAACCATTATCTGCAACTGGAAGGAGACCATATATTAGGACTACAGGATCAGAGACTGGAAGCAGTGTAAACTCTGAGCTGAGCTCTTCTGCAGGAAACAGATCAAG GGAACAAAGTTCAGATATATCAGAAACCGGAGTCAgtgaaaatgatgaaaatcCTGTGAGGATTATTTCAGTCACACCAGCAAAGACAGAACCTGTGAAAAACAAG gaGATAAATTCTGATCAGACAACACAAGGAAATAGCACTGAAcgtgggaaaaaaagaacagcaacagCATCTGGAACTGAGAATATTCAtcaaaaaacagaagaaaaaagtgtagAAGAAACAGGCCCATCGCTTGCAGCAAAAACCAGAAGGGGGCGACCAACCAAACCAGAACCTCAGGGTACCACTGCAAAAAAC